One genomic segment of Coffea arabica cultivar ET-39 chromosome 6e, Coffea Arabica ET-39 HiFi, whole genome shotgun sequence includes these proteins:
- the LOC140009832 gene encoding uncharacterized protein translates to MEFLEDYDCTINYHPGKANVVADALSRKAQVAGLMIKEWDLLTSISEWNPCLGNKKVIFCNIRVTSTLLKRIKEALKRIKEAQKEDSMVRKWGEKVEKGEMPDFNLNPEGVLRYRNRVVVPKDEVLKREILEETHRSKVVTESPSVKVYSDDLKVVSE, encoded by the exons atggaatttctggaggactacGATTGCACTATCAACTACCACCCAGGGAAAGCTAACGTAGTGGCCGATGCcttaagtcgaaaggctcaagttgcggggttaatgattaaggagtgggactTGTTAACATCAATTAGTGAATGGAATCCTTGTCTTGGCAATAAGAAGGTGATTTTTTGTAACATTAGGGTGACATCCACTTTACTGAAGAGAATTAAAGAGGCACTGAAGAGAATTAAAGAGGCTCAGAAGGAAGATtcgatggtacggaagtggggggaaaaagtggaaaagggagaaatgcCTGATTTTAATCTAAATCCTGAGGGAGTTTTGAGATATCGAAATCGAGTGGTGGTACCCAAAGATGAAGTATTGAAAAGGGAAATCTTGGAGGAAACTCATCGGTcaaa GGTCGTCACTGAAtctccgtcggtaaaagtatatAGTGACGACCTTAAAGTTGTCAGTGAATAG